A segment of the Prochlorococcus marinus str. SB genome:
TTATCGTAATGAGTCCCCAAGTGGTTGGTTGCTTAGCCCAGACCGCAGCCGATTAATTTTATTTGTAAGGAATAAAAAATCTCCAAGAAATAGTATGAGAATTTTTGCTCATACATATTATGCAAATGATCTTGGTGAGCCAATGGCAATTAAATCATCCACTCAAATGTATCTGGATAATGCTTGGGATAAATGGCATGACCTTCAATTAGAGGGTTGGACTTTTGAAGAACTTGAATTACCTGAATCTGTATGACTAACTTAAATCCAATCAAAAAGAAATTATCAAAAGTAGATAGAAAGATATCTATCCAAGACCCATCAAAATTATTAGCAGAATTTTTTAATGGTGTTGTCATTGAACTTGATGAAGAATATAAATATGACTCATAATGAATTGATAGATCAAGTTTCCGCAAATTTATTTAAACAAAGTGGAAAGTTAGAAAGTAGAAGATCTTGGTTGGCAATGAGAAATTATCTTGAACAATTAGATACCGAACAACTTAAATCCATGCTTAAGGACCACGGATGATTTAAAAACTTTATTTAGTTTTTATTTTTTTCTTAATTCTTAGAAAACCGTAAGTTGCAAAGCCAACTAAAAACATATCCAAGTAAATGTGCCAAGTAGGAAAAATCTGGTGTATTAATTCCATTAACGTTTTATTGCCACTTGCCAATAAGGATAATCTAAGTTTGATTTTTCTCTAATCAATTGTAATTTTCTAGAATTTATTTTTACTACTATTCCATCTGTTGGATATTTACTAAAAAGCTTCCCTTCTAGCCATTGTTTTCTAAATACTTCAACTTGGCTCGTAAATTTTAATGAAATATGCTGAGGGATCGTGAAGCCAAGCTGTGAAAGACTCTTTTTGGACTCATATTGGTTAAGTGTTGAATTAAGTATTTGAAATGCGCAGAAGCTAAGACTTTCAGAAAATCCTTCTTTAGCTCTTAGAAATCCAGAAGCGATTCTCTGGGAGATATTTGGACTTTGGTTGGGTGCATATAATTCACCTCTAACTTGAAGAACTCCTCGTAAAGGGAGATTATTGGGAATGTCTTGGACTTTAATAAGTTTACTAGTAACGTCTGCTCCTTTTCTTGAAATTGCTTTCTCCAAGGTTCCATCCCTATATTGCAAAGCAACAGCACAGCCATCAATTTTTGGTTCAATTAATAATCTGGTATCTACTAATAATCCTTTCAAAAATTCATCTATTGAATCTTTTTCTAATGAAGGTAAAACTAGTTTCTTTTTCTTTTTAAAGTAATCACAATTTGGGTTTGTTCTTAATAAATTTTTTTCAAGTTGGTCAAACTTCTTATCAGAGATTAAAGCATTTCCATTTCTATAATTATTGTCATACCATTCAATTCGTTCTTCTAAATAAGTCTTCATTTAATACGATGGCTTAAGTTTTTGGTCAGGTATCCAACTTGGTTTATCTATAATCCATTTTTCTCTATCTTCATATTTTACAGTCCATAAAATAAATGAAGAAATTTCTTTTAGAGTCATGCCAACCAAATATCTTGTTTTTGGACTTATTGATATAAATCCAAATAATAATATTAATAAGATAAGTTTAAACATACCTTTAATCATTTAAAAACTCAGCGTATTTTTGCGAACTTTTTAATTAATGCAATTCTTATAACCCTCAATCTTTGCTAGTTCATCAATATTCAAACCTGTTTCTTCTAATAAAGTTTCTCCTATATCGTCCTTATTAAATTTAGTTAAAGCTCCTTTAGTAGAGTACTTAATACATTGGTTTTTGTATTTTGCTTCTTTCACAACAGGAGATAAATAAAAACCAAACAAGATGACAAAAGCCCCATAGGTTACAACTTTTCTATGGTTTTCCCACCATTCATAAAATTTATTGGACACGAAAAATAAATGACTATTTTCTATTTTAAATTGACTGTCAACAAATTACTTTAGAAATTTAAGGATTGGTTAATTTATTGTTTTTTCATTAATAGATTTAACCCAAGAATAATATCTTGATTTTCTAATCCTTTGCTCTTTCGAGACTAATCTATCCGCAGATTCTAGGGGTGATTCTCCTTTCTCAACTTTTGTTGTAATAGAAATACCAAAACCTTTTGCTTCAATTTTTGGAATGCCACCCTCTAAAAAAAATAAAAAAGACCAACCTTTGTTCCATCCTAAATAGAAGGGATTTCGATACATTGCATTCTTTTGGAGATACTCTTTAAATGATATTTTCCTTTTCAAGGAGTTACTTGTATTCACTATTACCAAATAAGAAGTTTATGGCCGATTATTTCTGGAAACTAATTTTAGTATTTAAATAATTATCATAGGAATACTTGACGTCTAAGAGTAGTACATTTATATTAATAGTACAACTGTATTATCTTCATGACTTTAGGAGTCGCTAATGTTCGGACTTATTTTTATCGTGGCAGCCTTATTGACCCCCCAACTGGTTGGTTGTTTAACAAAAAAAGTGGTTTATTAATTTTTTTTGAGATTTATAAGAAATCTGTATCTAATAACTTACAAGTATATACTCATCTTTTCTATGCAAATGAATTAGGAGAACCTGCCCAAATTAAAAATTCAAGACTTCATTCTATTGAGTGTGCTAGTGAAACATGGAATGAATTAATTTCAGGAGGTTGGCAAATTGTTACTAATAAATTCCAGTAATAATGATCAAGGTAAATCCTTCAAAATGGGAATTTCTAAAAGAATCTACCCTAAAACGAAAACGAACAAAGATTTGTATTACTTGCAATCACTTTCGCTACAGCACTACAGAAACTTTTGCTACTATCTTGATTTGTCCAAAATACGAAAAACGTATACCACAGGGTGATCATTTACTTAAAGGTTGTGAGTATTGGCAAAAAAATAGGACGATATTTTCTCCTGAAGCATCTTAATTATTCTCTAATTAAACTTCTCTAGTTTGAGATATTTAATTATGTAAACAAAGCATTATTTTATACAACTTAAAGAATTCTTTTTAAGTAATTTTGAATCATGATTCAATTCTACTTTTCCATATTTTTATTAGTTGTGCTTACATTTTTTGCACTTTTATTAGATGCACCAGAATTGGCTTCTTTAATTCAAACATTTTAGAAATAATAAATCAGCATTTTTACCGATTTACTTTCTTAATAAGTAAGGCGTAGGTTTAACTTGTTGAATAGGAGGGATCTAATGATTGACAGTCCACCAGAGGAGTTTAATTATAAAATTTAAATCTTAATAAAACTAATGCTAAATCTGGAATGAATCTTCTATTTGAGATTCATTCCTTTTTAATTTCTTTCTAAAAAATGTAAACTATAAATAATAAATATTAAAAGTAAAAAATCTGTTCATATTAAAGTGATTTGAGGCCTAAGTCGCTCCTTAGATAGTGGCAAAATTTACCTGAATCCAAAACCAGTTTTTTGCTCCTCCTTTTCTGCCCATTCGTTCATAATTAGTTTTAGTAAAGATTTAACTTCCAAATTCGAAGCATCAGTATATTTTTGAAGATCTATACATATGTTTTTAATTTCCTCATAAGCATTATCAATTAATATTGTTTTTTGATCTGGATTAGCCATAGAATTTTAAAATGCTCCATTACAGTTGAACCCGCTGCAGTTAATAACCCTAAAAATATTCATTACAAGGTTGTGGAATCTTTCATCATAAAAAAATGCCCAGGTTGTAAATATAGCAAAACCAGAGACAGCAAAAGCAGCATATTGAAGCCAATGTATTCCATAGCTGTCTAATCCATTTTTATCAAAATCAGAATTACTCAATTGTTTTTTTACTTATAATAAAAATTTTTTTTTTAAAAGGAGAGTTTGTCTTGAACGAGAGATTTATTTTTTTTAAAACTTTAATGTATTTAAATTTTAAATAAAACCAGGAATTATCCACCCAAAAAAACCGTAGTTTATTATCAAAGCTAAAAAGCCAATCATAGCTAATCTCCCATTTGTTATTTCGGCATTTTTCCAAAATTTACCCATGTAGTTTTTTATTTTTTTCGAATTTTTATCTAACAAAAAATTTGGTTCTAAAGGTTCCTGCAACCTTTTGATGGCGTATAAAGAGAATTGAATAGTGATTGCGATGATAACAACTATAAAACTAGTAAGAGCATCCATTTTTATATTTCATGTGTGATCGACTATTAAGCCAAAGAGTAAATGACATTTGTATGTATTAAACATTTCCTTATTTCTGCTTTATTGAGAGAGGAAACCTTAACTTGAATTATTAATAAATGTAACATATTTAAAAAAAATTAGTATGAATTCTTACTTTTTCTTTGGATTTAACATTTTTGAGTACTTTAATGTTACATTTATGTGACAGTAACATCGCAGCACTAGTCTTAATTGAATTACAGAATTAGCTTTAAAGTTTTTACTTTAACTCAGGTAAAATATAGAAAAATTTTTATGAGGAATATATTTTCAATGTTATTTATTTAAAGTATTTTTAATAATTAGAAATTATTATTTTTGTTTGATTTCAGGAAGGTAGAATTTATTGCCTAATGTGTAACCAATTGACATTAAAACGAACCCAATAAGTTGAGGTAGGTGAGAATTTGCTAGAGAGATTTTTTCAATCATTTCTCAATTTATAAATTTCTATAATAATAAAATTTTTTAAATACTGTAAGTCTATTTTTTTTTTGATTCTTTAATCTCCCCAGATTTTTTTAGTGAATTAACAAGTCTTTCATTTTCTGTTTTTAAATTTTCTAATGCGGATTTTGTGAATTGTTCTTTAGCCTCAAACTTTGCTGAACTTATAACTTTTTTATTAGGGAGTTTTTTCTTCGGTTCTGACTTCATATTAAACAGCAATTTAAAAAATTTTAGAAGTTATTTTTTTTGAGTTAGGTATTATTTTTTACAATTTTCTGGTTAATAATATTTGTTTACATAGACAAATTAATCTTTATCTTTTGGGAGCCTTAACCATCCAGTAGTCCATTCTGATTTTAGTTTTGCCCATGCGATTCTTTTAGTATCTTTCTTATTTTTGGTAGGAAAAATATCAACCCATCTATCTTCATTTTTCCCACCATAAGCTTTAACTTGAAAATGCCTATTACCATTAATTGTTTTGGTGCTGTCCAACACAAAGTAGGAGGCCATTTCATGAGAAATTTTTAAAACTTAAAAAACTAAAGGTTGCTTTGCCCAGTTAACACTAAACCATAATATGCAATCGTACCAAGGATAAGTATGATTCCTAGTATTCTAATAATCATGATTTAATATTTTTAAATTCAAATTATATTAGAGAAATTTTATAAATTTGCGTTTAAGATTTAATATTTTCTAATTTTTCCTTTTTTTATTTCTAACTATGGAGTGGCAAGATTCAGGATGCCATTCATTCTGAATTTTGCCAATAAAATCATAAATAAATGAATCGGGACATCCAGTTTTTTTTTGAAGTTCTGAAAGTTCTTCTTTAATGAATTCATATACACTCGTTATTACCCCTAAATTATCTTCTTGGGAGGGAGCCCATTTATTATTCTCCATTAATATTTTTTAGATTATTTTCCACAATATCGTAATAGGTTATGCCTCCATAATCAGCATCTGAACAACATAAATCTCCATATAGTTCCTCTAACAAATCGTACGCATCTGAATACTTATCAAAACTTTGAGCTGTTAATTCGTCTTCTTTTCCATCAATTCTAATTATTTTGTACGTCATATTTTACTTAGATGCAAAAAGTATTTTTTTTGATTCATTAGTTCATCCTATAAATAAAAATCTTATTTAGGAGTATTAGTTGGGTAAAGCTTCTGAATTTTATTTTTCTGAATTTCTATTTTTCTTCTTTCATATTTTTTTGCCATTATTTTTCTGATAAATAATTGTGGGATAAGCCAAATTAACGCAATAGCTATAGCCATGAAAGCAGGATTTCTCCACGTTAACCTAATAATCTCTTGTATAAATTCTTGATTGAAAATTTCCATACATTTAATTTTGATGATAAAAATATCTTTGCTTTCTTATATAAAATTTTTAAAATTTCCTAACTCATCATAACCTTAAAAAATCTAATAAGGAATTTTATAAATTTTTTCTTTTTCTAGTTTGTTTTTTTTTAATTTGGATTTAGATTAATTATTTATTTTTTAGTTTAGAGATGTCGACTTATCTAGTTACAGGATCAAATAGGGGGATTGGATTAGAACTATGTAGGCAAATTCATAAGAGGGGAGAAAAAGTAATTGCAACGTGTAGGAAAGCTTCAAAAGAACTTAGAGATTTAGGAGTGAGAATTGAGGAGAATGTAGAAATTTCTTCTGATGAGTCAATATCAAATTTGTGTAAAAAACTATCTGGAGTCAATTTAGATTGCTTAATTCATAATGCAGGAATTTATGAATTTAATTCTTTCGAAAACTTAGATAAAAAAAGTATTTTGCGCCAATTTGAAGTCAATGCATTGAGCCCGATATGTATGACTCAATCATTTAAACATCTTTTAAAAAGATCTTCTAAAGTTGCTTTTATCACAAGTAGAATGGGATCTATTAAAGATAATACATCAGGAAGTTCTTATGGTTACAGGATGTCTAAGGTAGCCTTGTCTATGGCAGCAAAATCACTTTCCATAGATTTATCAAGAGATGATATCTATGTAGCTATTTTGCATCCTGGGTTAGTGAGTACAAGA
Coding sequences within it:
- a CDS encoding chlorophyll a/b-binding protein; this encodes MDALTSFIVVIIAITIQFSLYAIKRLQEPLEPNFLLDKNSKKIKNYMGKFWKNAEITNGRLAMIGFLALIINYGFFGWIIPGFI
- a CDS encoding DUF1651 domain-containing protein; translated protein: MTLGVANVRTYFYRGSLIDPPTGWLFNKKSGLLIFFEIYKKSVSNNLQVYTHLFYANELGEPAQIKNSRLHSIECASETWNELISGGWQIVTNKFQ
- a CDS encoding SDR family oxidoreductase — its product is MSTYLVTGSNRGIGLELCRQIHKRGEKVIATCRKASKELRDLGVRIEENVEISSDESISNLCKKLSGVNLDCLIHNAGIYEFNSFENLDKKSILRQFEVNALSPICMTQSFKHLLKRSSKVAFITSRMGSIKDNTSGSSYGYRMSKVALSMAAKSLSIDLSRDDIYVAILHPGLVSTRMTGFTRNGISPEESANGLLKRIDSLNKNNSGTFWHANGEVLPW
- a CDS encoding DUF1651 domain-containing protein, which gives rise to MTLGGANVWTNFSYGYRNESPSGWLLSPDRSRLILFVRNKKSPRNSMRIFAHTYYANDLGEPMAIKSSTQMYLDNAWDKWHDLQLEGWTFEELELPESV
- a CDS encoding NAD-dependent DNA ligase, which encodes MKTYLEERIEWYDNNYRNGNALISDKKFDQLEKNLLRTNPNCDYFKKKKKLVLPSLEKDSIDEFLKGLLVDTRLLIEPKIDGCAVALQYRDGTLEKAISRKGADVTSKLIKVQDIPNNLPLRGVLQVRGELYAPNQSPNISQRIASGFLRAKEGFSESLSFCAFQILNSTLNQYESKKSLSQLGFTIPQHISLKFTSQVEVFRKQWLEGKLFSKYPTDGIVVKINSRKLQLIREKSNLDYPYWQVAIKR